A stretch of the Pseudomonas sp. ACM7 genome encodes the following:
- the fdx gene encoding ISC system 2Fe-2S type ferredoxin, with product MPQVIFLPHEKFCPEGMVVEAEPGTSILELAHEHHIEMESACGGVCACTTCHCIIREGFDSLEEADELEEDFLDRAWGLEAQSRLGCQAIVGNEDLTVEIPKYSVNHAAEAPH from the coding sequence ATGCCGCAGGTCATTTTTCTGCCACACGAGAAGTTCTGCCCGGAAGGTATGGTTGTGGAGGCTGAGCCTGGCACATCCATTCTCGAGCTGGCCCACGAACACCATATCGAGATGGAAAGCGCCTGTGGCGGCGTCTGCGCCTGCACCACCTGTCATTGCATCATTCGTGAGGGCTTTGACTCGCTGGAAGAAGCGGATGAGCTGGAAGAAGACTTTCTTGATCGTGCCTGGGGTCTGGAGGCGCAATCGCGTCTAGGCTGTCAGGCGATCGTCGGGAATGAAGACCTGACTGTCGAAATTCCGAAGTACTCGGTCAACCATGCGGCTGAAGCGCCGCACTGA
- the rlmN gene encoding 23S rRNA (adenine(2503)-C(2))-methyltransferase RlmN encodes MTTSTVKTNLLGLTQLEMEKFFDSIGEKRFRAGQVMKWIHHLGVDDFDAMTNVSKALRDKLKVIAEVRGPEVVSEDISTDGTRKWVVRVASGSCVETVYIPQGKRGTLCVSSQAGCALDCSFCSTGKQGFNSNLTAAEVIGQVWIANKSFGSIPATADRAITNVVMMGMGEPLLNFDNVVAAMHLMMDDLGYGISKRRVTLSTSGVVPMIDELSKHIDVSLALSLHAPNDALRNQLVPINKKYPLKMLLESCQRYMSSLGEKRVLTIEYTLLKDINDKVEHAVEMIELLKNIPCKINLIPFNPFPHSGYERPSNNAIRRFQDQLHHAGFNVTVRTTRGEDIDAACGQLVGQVLDRTRRSERYIAVRELSAENDIAQNAANNN; translated from the coding sequence ATGACTACATCGACTGTAAAAACCAACCTGCTGGGTCTGACTCAGCTGGAAATGGAAAAATTCTTCGACTCAATCGGGGAGAAGCGTTTCCGTGCCGGTCAGGTAATGAAATGGATTCACCACCTTGGCGTCGATGATTTCGACGCCATGACGAACGTCAGCAAGGCCTTGCGCGACAAGCTCAAGGTTATTGCCGAGGTTCGCGGTCCTGAAGTTGTCAGCGAGGACATCTCCACCGACGGCACCCGCAAGTGGGTGGTGCGCGTGGCGTCCGGCAGCTGCGTCGAGACCGTGTACATTCCCCAGGGCAAACGCGGCACTTTGTGCGTTTCGTCCCAGGCAGGCTGTGCCCTGGATTGCAGTTTCTGCTCCACCGGCAAGCAAGGATTCAACAGCAACCTCACTGCCGCCGAAGTCATCGGCCAGGTGTGGATTGCCAATAAATCGTTCGGCAGCATCCCGGCGACCGCCGACCGTGCCATCACCAACGTGGTGATGATGGGCATGGGTGAGCCGCTGCTGAACTTCGACAACGTCGTGGCCGCCATGCATCTGATGATGGATGACCTGGGCTACGGGATCTCCAAGCGCCGCGTTACCCTGTCTACCTCGGGTGTGGTGCCGATGATCGATGAGCTGTCCAAGCACATCGACGTCTCCTTGGCGTTGTCCCTGCACGCACCGAACGACGCATTGCGTAACCAATTGGTGCCGATCAACAAGAAGTATCCGCTTAAGATGCTGCTCGAGTCGTGCCAGCGCTACATGTCGTCCCTGGGCGAGAAGCGCGTGCTGACCATTGAGTACACCTTGCTCAAGGACATCAACGACAAGGTCGAACACGCGGTCGAAATGATCGAGTTGCTCAAGAACATCCCGTGCAAGATCAACCTGATTCCGTTCAACCCGTTCCCGCATTCCGGTTACGAGCGCCCGAGCAACAACGCGATTCGTCGTTTCCAGGATCAGCTTCACCATGCCGGCTTCAATGTCACCGTACGCACCACCCGCGGTGAAGACATCGATGCCGCGTGTGGCCAATTGGTAGGGCAGGTGCTGGATCGCACCCGTCGCAGCGAGCGTTATATCGCCGTGCGTGAGTTAAGCGCCGAAAACGATATCGCACAGAACGCTGCGAACAATAATTAA
- a CDS encoding RodZ family helix-turn-helix domain-containing protein yields the protein MKAAHPEVVAANRVNPGETLRQARESNGWSLAEVALKLNLTVNSLSNLEAGAFDKLPGHTFARGYIRAYAKLLGMDQTVLVQQFDQSTGTDSQGSNVHSLGRIEEPVRVSHTILRVVSLLLLLAVIGGGFVWWQDQTSLRTKDLTSLSPEHVEVEGADGTTQIHPLDEPEDQAVAEGQAEGSTSLALPQAENSSEAPAEAEATAPPTAPAAPAPVAPTRSIAPVVATLTTPSPTAPVVSAPPASASVTPTIPAPAAAAPVAGQGQVQLQFTADCWTQVTDGTGKVLLSGLKRKGENVSVSGKPPFSVRLGFARGAQVSYNGQVVDVAPFTSGETARLKLGQ from the coding sequence ATGAAAGCGGCGCATCCCGAAGTTGTAGCAGCGAATCGCGTTAATCCCGGTGAGACCTTGCGCCAGGCCCGCGAAAGCAATGGCTGGTCGCTGGCCGAAGTGGCCCTCAAGCTCAACCTCACCGTCAATTCCCTGAGCAATCTGGAAGCCGGCGCTTTCGACAAGCTGCCTGGGCATACCTTTGCTCGCGGTTATATTCGCGCCTACGCGAAATTGCTGGGCATGGATCAAACCGTACTGGTCCAGCAGTTCGACCAATCCACCGGCACCGACTCCCAGGGCAGCAACGTTCATAGCCTGGGACGTATCGAAGAGCCGGTTCGGGTTTCCCACACCATTTTGCGAGTTGTCAGCCTGCTGTTGCTGTTGGCAGTGATTGGTGGTGGTTTTGTCTGGTGGCAGGATCAAACCTCATTGCGCACCAAAGACCTGACTAGCCTGAGCCCGGAACACGTTGAAGTCGAAGGCGCTGACGGCACCACCCAGATCCATCCGCTGGACGAGCCGGAAGACCAGGCCGTCGCGGAAGGTCAGGCTGAAGGCTCGACGTCGCTGGCGTTGCCACAAGCCGAAAATTCCTCTGAAGCACCGGCCGAAGCTGAAGCGACCGCGCCTCCGACTGCACCTGCTGCGCCAGCGCCCGTTGCACCGACGCGCAGCATCGCTCCGGTTGTCGCGACTCTGACCACGCCATCCCCGACTGCTCCTGTTGTATCAGCCCCGCCTGCGAGCGCCTCGGTTACTCCGACCATTCCCGCTCCAGCAGCGGCTGCTCCGGTTGCCGGCCAGGGTCAGGTTCAACTGCAATTCACTGCTGATTGCTGGACGCAAGTGACCGATGGCACCGGCAAGGTGCTGTTGAGCGGTCTCAAGCGCAAAGGCGAAAACGTTTCCGTGAGCGGCAAGCCACCGTTTTCCGTGCGTCTGGGCTTCGCCCGTGGCGCGCAGGTCAGCTACAACGGGCAGGTGGTTGATGTCGCTCCGTTCACCAGTGGCGAGACTGCTCGCCTGAAGTTGGGTCAATAA
- the ndk gene encoding nucleoside-diphosphate kinase, whose product MAVQRTFSIIKPDAVAKNVIGEITTRFEKAGLRVVASKLKQLSKAEAEGFYAEHSARGFFGDLVAFMISGPVVVQVLEGENAIALNRELMGATNPKEAAAGTIRADFADSIDANAVHGSDSEAAAAREISYFFAATEVTTR is encoded by the coding sequence ATGGCTGTTCAACGTACTTTCTCCATCATCAAGCCTGACGCTGTTGCAAAAAACGTTATCGGCGAGATCACCACTCGTTTCGAAAAAGCTGGCCTGCGCGTTGTAGCTTCGAAACTGAAGCAACTGTCCAAAGCTGAAGCTGAAGGCTTCTACGCTGAGCACAGCGCTCGTGGTTTCTTCGGCGACCTGGTTGCTTTCATGATCTCCGGTCCGGTTGTCGTTCAGGTTCTGGAAGGCGAAAACGCTATCGCTCTGAACCGTGAGCTGATGGGCGCTACCAACCCTAAAGAAGCTGCTGCCGGTACCATCCGCGCTGACTTCGCTGATTCCATCGACGCCAACGCTGTACACGGTTCGGACTCCGAAGCCGCTGCTGCTCGCGAAATCTCGTACTTCTTCGCAGCTACTGAAGTAACCACTCGCTAA
- the iscX gene encoding Fe-S cluster assembly protein IscX — protein sequence MSLKWVDVLEIAIQLAESKPDVDPRYVNFVDLHKWVLALPQFSDDPTRGGEKVLEAIQAAWIEEAE from the coding sequence ATGAGTCTGAAATGGGTTGATGTGCTGGAAATCGCGATCCAGCTGGCTGAATCCAAGCCAGATGTGGACCCGCGTTACGTGAACTTCGTCGATCTGCACAAATGGGTGCTGGCATTGCCGCAGTTCAGTGATGATCCGACCCGCGGTGGCGAGAAGGTGCTTGAAGCCATTCAGGCCGCCTGGATCGAAGAAGCAGAGTAG
- the pilW gene encoding type IV pilus biogenesis/stability protein PilW, with translation MSLRLALLLLLASLCAGCVLSGDFNPMKTSKGRDEARVAYVQLGLGYLQQGMTERAKVPLKKALDLDDSDPDANAALGLVFQAEMEPELADQHFRKALSSRPNDARILNNYGSFLFEEKRYKEAYERFEQAAADTLYPERSRVFENLGMTASKLGQRDLAQQQLEKSLRLNRQQPRALLEMAELSFEDRHYVPARDYYDRFSLLTEQNARSLLLGVRLAKVFDDRDKAASFGLQLKRLYPGTPEYQQYLSEQ, from the coding sequence ATGTCCCTGCGCTTAGCGCTGCTTTTGCTGTTGGCCAGCCTGTGTGCTGGTTGTGTCCTGTCGGGCGATTTCAACCCGATGAAGACCAGCAAGGGCCGCGATGAGGCGCGCGTTGCCTATGTGCAGCTGGGCTTGGGGTACTTGCAGCAGGGTATGACCGAACGGGCGAAAGTACCGTTGAAGAAAGCGCTGGACCTGGATGACTCGGATCCGGATGCCAACGCTGCGCTGGGCCTGGTATTCCAGGCCGAGATGGAGCCGGAGCTGGCGGATCAGCATTTTCGCAAGGCGCTGTCTTCTCGCCCCAACGATGCGCGAATCCTGAACAACTACGGCAGTTTTCTTTTCGAAGAAAAACGTTACAAAGAGGCGTACGAGCGCTTTGAACAGGCCGCCGCCGATACCTTGTATCCTGAGCGCTCACGGGTGTTCGAGAACCTCGGCATGACCGCTTCGAAGCTGGGGCAGCGCGATCTGGCGCAGCAGCAGCTGGAAAAATCCCTGCGTTTGAATCGCCAACAGCCACGTGCATTGCTGGAAATGGCTGAGTTGTCCTTCGAAGACAGGCATTATGTGCCCGCGCGTGACTATTACGATCGTTTTAGCCTGCTCACCGAGCAAAATGCACGTAGTCTATTGCTCGGCGTTCGGCTGGCAAAAGTGTTTGATGATCGCGACAAGGCCGCCAGTTTTGGCCTGCAACTAAAACGACTCTATCCCGGTACGCCGGAATATCAGCAATACCTGTCGGAGCAATGA